One Diospyros lotus cultivar Yz01 chromosome 1, ASM1463336v1, whole genome shotgun sequence genomic window carries:
- the LOC127788440 gene encoding uncharacterized protein LOC127788440: MGSLFTFFIFSLVLFANGLHVHARPDPPPPPMAKSNAASCHTPAKAIADDSAKGRSLVRDFEPIPNVSVYGDDAKITKEISSAEGKPFVRDFEPIPTVSVYGDNAKLTAQKSPTLKKPFVRDFEPIPNVSVYGDNAKLTAQKSTTPEKSFVRDFEPIPNVSVYGDDAKLTAQKSPTLGKPFVRDFEPIPNVSVYGDDAKLTAQKSSTPKKPFVRDFEPIPNVSVYGEDAKLATEKSSATGNYFVRDFEPIPTATAYGNDAKLTEERYSTKEKPIIGDFQAKPSSEAL, from the exons ATGGGATCTCTTTTCactttcttcatcttctcacTTGTTCTG TTTGCGAATGGTCTCCATGTTCATGCCAGACCAGACCCGCCGCCACCGCCCATGGCCAAGAGCAACGCCGCCAGTTGTCACACCCCGGCGAAAGCCATAGCCGATGATTCTGCAAAGGGGAGGTCTTTGGTGAGAGATTTTGAGCCAATACCCAATGTATCGGTTTACGGCGACGatgcaaaaataacaaaagaaatatcTTCGGCAGAGGGAAAACCTTTCGTGAGAGATTTTGAGCCAATACCCACTGTATCGGTGTACGGTGACAATGCTAAACTAACGGCACAGAAATCTCCCACACTGAAAAAACCTTTTGTGAGAGATTTTGAGCCAATACCCAATGTATCGGTGTACGGTGACAATGCTAAACTAACGGCACAAAAATCTACCACACCGGAAAAGTCTTTTGTGAGAGATTTTGAGCCAATACCCAACGTATCAGTGTACGGCGACGACGCTAAATTAACGGCACAAAAATCTCCCACATTGGGAAAACCTTTTGTGAGAGATTTCGAGCCAATACCCAACGTATCGGTGTACGGCGACGATGCTAAATTAACGGCACAAAAATCTTCCACACCGAAAAAGCCTTTTGTGAGAGATTTTGAGCCAATACCCAATGTTTCAGTCTATGGGGAAGATGCTAAACTAGCCACAGAAAAATCTTCCGCAACGGGGAACTATTTTGTGAGAGATTTTGAGCCAATACCCACCGCGACAGCCTATGGCAATGACGCTAAACTTACAGAAGAAAGATACTCTACAAAGGAGAAACCAATTATTGGAGATTTTCAAGCTAAGCCGTCAAGCGAGGCTCTTTAG